A single Epinephelus lanceolatus isolate andai-2023 chromosome 22, ASM4190304v1, whole genome shotgun sequence DNA region contains:
- the haus4 gene encoding HAUS augmin-like complex subunit 4 yields MSAGPESTHVSSLGNGDSLHQQVLASFPLCDITEEDLTQNPQFCKLLVTLAQHVDQSGLTVPLKTELEKAEQKLQSQRRHWLRSESLHKGLQEMIQEHCIRKHHATLPPDQNMFYETMEKSLLVAQCIRQLDPSSTTNQEQPSVLGLNPQHVMELMPLEKNVQRMKQGLPRELEKHLKKKCMGLLSYYQPEWENESEGLKSSKLSHLSAQLDKEKKRAESLKETCRENTVLLQRQTQLYLSELIKCIQLLQSLILDHRLRIQTDLDRKKLDYLEGKCGLVLQKIKTEMVEIQLDTYTVDSISAHRKIREKLDSELKACQVEKQSVELKLASFEILGKEFEALAEEYCRLRQEIEMKHWALKEFTQYKDK; encoded by the exons TTCTCGCCTCCTTCCCTCTGTGTGACATTACAGAGGAGGACCTGACCCAGAACCCTCAGTTCTGTAAACTCCTGGTCACCCTGGCACAACATGTGGATCAAAGTGGACTCACTGTTCCTCTAAAAACAGAGCTGGAAAAG GCTGAGCAGAAGCTGCAGAGCCAGAGGCGTCACTGGCTGCGCTCTGAGAGCCTCCACAAAGGGCTGCAGGAGATGATCCAGGAGCATTGTATCAGGAAGCACCATGCCACTCTACCTCCAGACCAGAACATG ttctATGAGACAATGGAGAAGTCACTGCTGGTGGCTCAGTGTATCAGACAACTGGATCCCAGTAGCACTACCAACCAAGAGCAGCCCTCAGTTCTGGGTCTGAACCCCCAACATGTGATGGAGCTCATGCCATTAGAGAAG AATGTTCAAAGGATGAAACAGGGTCTTCCCAGAGAACTGGAGAAACATCTAAAGAAAAAGTGCATGGGCCTCCTCTCTTACTATCAACCTGAATGGG AGAATGAGAGTGAGGGTTTGAAGAGCAGCAAGTTGTCCCACCTGTCAGCTCAGCTggacaaagagaagaaaagagcagAGAGTCTAAAGGAGACCTGCCGGGAAAACACAGTTCTCCTGCAAAGACAGACTCAACTCTACCTATCC GAACTGATTAAGTGTATTCAGCTTCTTCAGTCTCTCATCTTGGACCACAGGCTGAGGATCCAGACTGATCTGGACCGGAAGAAGTTAGACTACTTGGAGGGAAAATGTGGATTAGTCTTACAGAAGATCAA GACCGAGATGGTGGAAATTCAGCTGGACACGTACACAGTGGACTCAATATCTGCTCATAGAAAAATAAG aGAGAAGCTGGACTCTGAGCTGAAGGCCTGTCAGGTGGAGAAGCAGTCTGTAGAGTTGAAGCTGGCCTCCTTTGAGATCTTGGGTAAAGAGTTTGAGGCCTTGGCTGAGGAGTACTGCAGATTACGGCAGGAGATAGAAATGAAACACTGGGCTCTGAAGGAGTTCACCCAGTACAAGGACAAATGA